In Garra rufa chromosome 15, GarRuf1.0, whole genome shotgun sequence, a single genomic region encodes these proteins:
- the egr3 gene encoding early growth response protein 3, whose product MTGKLADKIPITMSSLINTIPDSLYPEEDIPTSMNIFTNPDSISHYSQMNTDNIMDLGMGGEKGSGEVQYGSGFQSGRSGQTVTYLGKFAFDTPPSGSIGGSGWCPDNNIISLVSAGILGVSPSPGNITTQTSSSSGSMGGQSSDMEQVYAPPLPAYSTCGEIYPEQVAFHHSPATSSSLPYPSSDYHTTSKPGMDGSLFSMIPDYNLFHHQGDVGVMEHKPFQTMDPIRVNPPPITPLETIRAFKDKQQIHPGFLGGQQHVSQHHQPSQTLALKPIRPRKYPNRPSKTPVHERPHACPAENCDRRFSRSDELTRHLRIHTGHKPFQCRICMRSFSRSDHLTTHIRTHTGEKPFSCEFCGRKFARSDERKRHAKVHLKQKDKKPTDKGSSAGAGGSHTSPPSSCGSAGPSSANIMTVTTCA is encoded by the exons ATGACAGGTAAACTAGCGGACAAGATCCCTATTACCATGAGCAGTTTAATCAACACCATACCTGACAGTCTCTATCCAGAAGAAGACATTCCCACTTCTATGAACATTTTCACAAACCCGGACTCTATTTCGCACTACTCGCAGATGAACACAG ATAATATCATGGACTTGGGGATGGGAGGCGAGAAGGGCAGCGGAGAGGTTCAGTACGGCTCCGGTTTCCAGTCTGGTCGAAGCGGACAAACCGTCACCTACCTGGGCAAGTTCGCATTCGACACCCCTCCATCCGGCAGCATCGGAGGCTCCGGTTGGTGTCCTGACAACAACATCATCAGTCTGGTGAGTGCGGGAATCCTGGGGGTGTCACCGTCACCAGGCAACATCACCACCCAGACGTCTTCGTCGAGCGGCAGCATGGGTGGCCAGTCGTCAGACATGGAGCAAGTATACGCACCACCCCTTCCTGCCTACTCGACCTGTGGCGAGATATACCCGGAACAGGTGGCGTTCCACCACAGCCCGGCCACGTCCTCGTCTTTGCCCTACCCGAGCTCCGACTACCACACCACCTCCAAACCGGGCATGGATGGAAGCCTCTTTTCCATGATCCCAGACTACAACCTCTTCCATCACCAAGGGGACGTAGGGGTGATGGAGCATAAACCCTTCCAAACCATGGACCCTATTAGAGTGAACCCACCTCCCATAACTCCCCTCGAGACCATTCGAGCCTTTAAGGATAAGCAACAGATCCATCCCGGCTTCCTCGGCGGGCAACAGCACGTTTCCCAACACCATCAACCCTCTCAGACACTCGCTCTCAAACCCATTCGACCAAGAAAGTACCCCAACCGGCCGAGCAAAACTCCCGTCCACGAGCGGCCGCACGCCTGTCCGGCGGAGAACTGCGACCGTCGCTTTTCGCGATCAGACGAGTTGACGCGTCACCTGCGCATCCACACGGGACACAAACCCTTCCAGTGCCGCATCTGCATGCGGTCCTTCAGTCGCAGCGACCATCTAACCACGCACATCCGCACGCACACCGGCGAGAAGCCCTTCTCTTGCGAGTTCTGCGGACGCAAGTTTGCGCGGAGCGACGAGCGAAAGAGGCACGCCAAGGTGCACCTGAAACAGAAGGACAAGAAACCCACGGACAAGGGCAGTAGCGCTGGGGCAGGGGGGAGCCACACCTCTCCTCCCAGCTCCTGTGGGAGCGCGGGACCCAGCAGTGCCAATATCATGACCGTCACCACTTGTGCATGA